A genomic region of Catalinimonas niigatensis contains the following coding sequences:
- the lpxD gene encoding UDP-3-O-(3-hydroxymyristoyl)glucosamine N-acyltransferase, translating to MEFSIDYIANLLNGEVEGDGSVKISQLGKIEDAQAGAISFLSNPKYESSIYSTHASAVIVNKEFHPKKQINTTLIRVDDPYLSFTALLEEYHKLINSQKTGVEEPAFISENAEVGQDTYRGAFSYIGAHCKIGNNVKIYPHAYIGDNVQIGDYSIIHSGVKIYAGCIVGSHCVIHAGAVIGSDGFGFAPQPDGSYKTIPQVGNVVIGHHVDIGANTTIDCATLESTIIGNGVKLDNLIQIAHNVEIGDNTVIAAQAGVSGSTKIGKNCVLAGQVGVVGHLKIGDNSKVGAQAGVGKSLPPGSIELGSPSFDRSKYLRVYASFKNLPDLVARIQQLEKKVLTLSGSESEE from the coding sequence ATAGAATTTAGTATTGATTATATTGCAAATTTGCTAAACGGCGAGGTTGAAGGAGATGGCTCTGTCAAAATTAGCCAATTGGGAAAAATAGAGGACGCTCAAGCAGGGGCAATCTCATTTCTTTCTAATCCTAAATACGAATCCTCAATTTATTCAACACATGCCAGTGCTGTCATCGTCAACAAAGAATTTCATCCTAAAAAACAAATTAACACTACCCTTATCCGTGTAGATGATCCTTACCTGAGTTTTACTGCTTTATTAGAAGAATATCATAAACTGATTAATTCTCAGAAAACAGGAGTAGAAGAACCTGCTTTTATTAGCGAAAATGCTGAAGTGGGTCAGGATACCTATCGTGGAGCCTTTTCCTATATAGGAGCTCACTGTAAGATTGGAAATAACGTCAAGATTTATCCTCATGCGTATATAGGAGACAATGTACAGATAGGCGATTATAGCATTATTCATAGTGGGGTCAAGATATATGCTGGGTGTATAGTAGGCTCACATTGCGTCATCCACGCCGGAGCGGTCATTGGCAGTGACGGTTTTGGTTTTGCTCCTCAGCCTGATGGCAGTTATAAAACGATTCCCCAAGTAGGTAATGTAGTGATAGGGCATCATGTAGATATTGGCGCCAACACTACAATAGATTGTGCTACTTTGGAGTCTACCATAATAGGTAATGGTGTGAAGCTTGACAATCTGATCCAAATTGCCCATAATGTTGAAATAGGAGATAATACGGTGATTGCAGCGCAAGCAGGAGTTTCAGGGTCTACCAAAATTGGAAAAAACTGCGTGCTGGCAGGGCAGGTAGGAGTAGTAGGGCATTTAAAGATTGGTGACAATAGCAAAGTAGGGGCACAGGCAGGCGTAGGAAAATCTTTGCCTCCGGGAAGCATTGAACTGGGTAGCCCAAGTTTTGACCGTAGTAAATATTTGCGGGTATATGCATCTTTTAAGAACCTTCCCGATTTAGTTGCCCGTATTCAACAACTAGAAAAAAAAGTATTAACTTTGTCCGGAAGCGAAAGCGAGGAATAA
- a CDS encoding bifunctional UDP-3-O-[3-hydroxymyristoyl] N-acetylglucosamine deacetylase/3-hydroxyacyl-ACP dehydratase, producing MNIRQHTIKKSITVSGVGLHTGVSANMTFLPAKPNHGIKFQRIDIEGHPVVDADVDNVVDLSRGTTIEQSGARINTVEHTLAALVGMEIDNVLIQLDGPEPPIMDGSSKMFVDALMEAGTEEQSALRNFFEVKEGIFHREPARNVEIAALPLDDYRLTVMIDYNSPVLGSQHASLNDISQFAKEISACRTFCFLHELEMLYQNNLIKGGDLNNAIVVVDRKVEEGELDHLAGLFNKPRVEVKSEGILNNVELRYKNEPARHKLLDMVGDLALAGRPLKAQILAARPGHAANVAFAKKLKKAMRESANNAVPQYDPKLPPVLNINQVSQMLPHRYPFLMIDKIYYLDDTTVCGIKNVTMNEPYFEGHFPGNPVMPGVLQVEAMVQTGGILVLNTVPDPENYWTYFLAIESCRFRKMVLPGDVLTIKCELLAPIKRGIAKMRGEAYVGTTLVCEATMSASIVRKDS from the coding sequence ATGAATATCAGACAACACACAATCAAGAAGTCTATTACTGTCTCTGGAGTGGGACTACATACTGGCGTAAGTGCAAATATGACTTTTCTGCCTGCCAAACCTAATCATGGAATCAAGTTTCAGCGAATTGATATTGAAGGACATCCTGTAGTTGATGCTGATGTAGATAATGTAGTAGATCTCTCCCGGGGTACTACCATTGAACAAAGTGGGGCACGTATCAATACAGTGGAACATACCCTGGCTGCTTTGGTAGGGATGGAAATAGACAATGTGCTTATTCAACTTGATGGACCTGAACCTCCTATCATGGATGGAAGTTCCAAAATGTTTGTAGATGCACTGATGGAGGCAGGTACTGAAGAGCAAAGTGCTTTGCGCAATTTCTTTGAAGTGAAGGAGGGTATATTCCATCGCGAACCTGCCCGAAATGTAGAGATTGCCGCCTTGCCTTTGGATGACTATCGCCTGACTGTAATGATTGATTATAATTCTCCGGTATTGGGTAGCCAGCATGCCTCTTTGAATGATATCAGCCAGTTTGCCAAGGAGATTTCTGCTTGCCGTACCTTCTGTTTTTTACATGAACTGGAGATGCTTTATCAGAATAATCTGATCAAAGGGGGTGATCTCAATAATGCTATTGTGGTGGTTGATCGCAAAGTGGAAGAGGGAGAACTCGATCATCTGGCAGGTTTGTTCAATAAGCCCAGAGTGGAAGTGAAGAGCGAAGGCATTTTGAATAATGTGGAGCTACGCTATAAAAACGAACCCGCCAGACACAAGCTGTTGGATATGGTGGGAGATCTGGCACTGGCCGGAAGGCCGCTCAAAGCACAGATTCTGGCTGCACGTCCCGGACATGCTGCCAATGTAGCTTTTGCTAAAAAACTTAAAAAAGCCATGAGGGAAAGTGCTAATAATGCGGTTCCTCAGTATGATCCTAAGCTTCCTCCAGTGCTCAATATCAATCAGGTGAGCCAGATGCTGCCCCATCGCTACCCCTTCCTGATGATAGACAAAATCTATTATCTGGATGATACAACGGTCTGCGGGATCAAGAATGTGACAATGAACGAGCCGTACTTTGAAGGACATTTCCCCGGAAACCCAGTGATGCCAGGGGTACTTCAGGTAGAAGCGATGGTGCAAACAGGCGGTATACTGGTACTTAATACTGTACCAGACCCTGAAAATTACTGGACTTACTTCCTGGCTATCGAAAGCTGTAGATTCAGAAAAATGGTATTACCTGGTGATGTACTTACGATTAAGTGCGAATTACTGGCTCCTATCAAAAGGGGAATTGCTAAAATGCGTGGAGAGGCCTACGTAGGTACTACGCTCGTATGTGAAGCAACAATGTCTGCAAGTATAGTAAGAAAAGACTCATGA
- the lpxA gene encoding acyl-ACP--UDP-N-acetylglucosamine O-acyltransferase, with protein sequence MNQPLAYIHPEAKIANNVVIEPFSTIYKDVVIDEGTWIGPNVTIMEGARIGKNCKIFPGAVIAAVPQDLKFAGEKTTVVIGDNTTIRECVTINRGTVDKYKTAIGTNVLLMAYVHIAHDCEIQDHCILANAVQVAGHVSIDEYAFVGGASAVHQFVKIGAHSIISGGSLVRKDVPPYTRAAREPLGYGGINSIGLRRRGFTNEKINEIQEIYRIIYLSGMNNTSALDKIELNMTPSKERDEILRFIRGSERGVMKGFEPS encoded by the coding sequence ATGAACCAGCCCTTAGCCTATATTCACCCTGAAGCTAAAATAGCAAATAATGTCGTGATAGAGCCTTTCAGCACGATCTATAAAGATGTGGTGATTGACGAAGGGACCTGGATAGGTCCTAATGTTACTATCATGGAAGGAGCTCGTATCGGCAAGAACTGTAAGATATTCCCTGGAGCAGTGATTGCTGCAGTGCCTCAGGATCTGAAATTTGCCGGAGAAAAAACGACAGTTGTTATAGGAGACAATACCACGATCCGTGAATGTGTAACCATCAATCGCGGCACTGTTGATAAATACAAAACGGCGATTGGTACCAATGTGCTACTGATGGCTTATGTGCACATTGCCCATGACTGTGAGATACAGGATCATTGTATTCTGGCCAATGCCGTACAGGTAGCAGGGCACGTAAGTATAGACGAATATGCGTTTGTCGGTGGAGCTAGTGCTGTACATCAATTTGTAAAGATTGGTGCGCACTCCATCATTTCCGGAGGATCTTTGGTAAGAAAAGATGTTCCCCCTTACACCAGAGCAGCCCGTGAGCCCCTCGGATATGGAGGTATCAACTCCATAGGATTGAGACGGAGAGGCTTTACCAATGAAAAAATTAATGAGATTCAGGAGATATATCGTATCATTTATCTGAGTGGTATGAACAATACCTCAGCCTTAGACAAAATTGAGCTCAATATGACACCTTCCAAAGAACGTGATGAGATCTTGCGGTTTATTCGTGGCTCAGAACGGGGTGTGATGAAAGGCTTTGAACCTTCCTAA
- a CDS encoding ABC transporter ATP-binding protein — translation MQIKVNNLGKKFQKEWVFRNVNLTLVQGEPYVLIGPNGSGKSTLMLILSGLLPPSQGEVSYHKEGKEIPEDQFYLYQSIVAPYEEVVEEFTLEELLDFHFSFKKADENKSIGDIMESLYLTQARHKYIRQFSSGMKQRLKLGLAFYAQSDILFLDEPCSNLDAKGIEWYQQEVRKVQHDRIVVVCSNQPYEYEFVKHQINIEQYK, via the coding sequence ATGCAAATTAAGGTCAATAATCTAGGTAAGAAATTTCAAAAGGAGTGGGTATTCAGAAACGTAAATCTGACTTTGGTACAGGGAGAACCTTATGTACTAATAGGGCCAAACGGCAGTGGGAAGTCTACCCTCATGCTGATCCTCAGTGGCCTGTTACCACCTTCGCAGGGAGAGGTAAGCTATCATAAAGAAGGGAAAGAGATTCCTGAAGATCAGTTTTATCTTTATCAGAGCATCGTAGCCCCATACGAAGAAGTAGTCGAAGAATTTACTCTAGAAGAATTACTGGATTTTCATTTTTCTTTTAAAAAAGCAGATGAGAACAAATCAATCGGGGATATCATGGAGTCGCTGTACCTGACCCAGGCCCGGCACAAGTATATCAGGCAGTTTTCATCAGGAATGAAGCAGAGACTCAAGCTAGGGCTTGCCTTTTATGCACAAAGCGATATTCTGTTTTTAGATGAACCCTGCTCAAATCTGGATGCAAAAGGCATTGAATGGTACCAGCAAGAAGTGAGAAAGGTGCAGCACGATCGTATCGTTGTGGTATGCTCAAACCAGCCTTACGAATATGAATTTGTCAAACATCAGATCAATATTGAGCAATATAAGTAG
- a CDS encoding endonuclease MutS2, protein MLYPKNLEDKIGFDSVRELVKSHCSSTLGTAYVDKMNFSDDFSLISKLLAQTEEFRKILVQEESFPSAHYIDVNAHLDKAKIPGTFLTEEEFHELQLSLDTIFRCLKFFKEDEEDAYPELKKLGDFISLDPNLLKSIGRIIDEKGHMRNNASKDLQDIRRMLQSEQVRLRKVLDQILRQARQQGFTPEDASLTVRGGRMVIPVLAEYKRRIKGFIHDESATGQTVYLEPAEVLEINNEIRDLEYRERREIVRILISLTDEVRPHIRALKSAYNFLGMIDFIRAKARFGLRFDASCPSLEKKSLLEWHMARHPLLQMSLEQQGRKIVPLTVKLDDEQRILIISGPNAGGKSVCLKTVALLQYMLQCGMLVPMADHSRAGIFKNIFIDIGDEQSLENDLSTYSSHLTNMDYFLKFTDRRSLILIDEFGTGTEPQFGGAIAEAILEQLNALQTFGIITTHYTNLKQFANEAPGVVNGAMRFDAEKLEPLFQLEIGKPGSSFALEIAQKIGLPQQVLERAKEHIGVEKVEFDKMLSELETEKNKFQSLNQDLNAKEKRLTTLSKEYEELKAYIDGQRKQLINEAKREAQTLLRDTNQRIEATIRSIKENKAEKEATRTARKELEELKTQLQPVKVAPTRTETLEREEGEIREGDAIRVKDNGALGEVIQIKGKQAEILIGSLKSNIKLKRLEKVSRKSLKKVLPETKSYSAASMDLNKKLVDFSTNLDIRGKRAEEALPTLENFVDDASMFGMQELRIIHGKGNGILREIVRDYLHRHERVAQVQDEHVERGGAGVTIVRLR, encoded by the coding sequence TTGTTATATCCTAAAAATCTTGAAGATAAAATTGGCTTTGACAGCGTACGTGAACTGGTCAAAAGTCATTGCAGCAGCACGCTGGGCACAGCCTATGTAGATAAGATGAATTTCTCAGATGATTTCTCACTCATCAGCAAACTACTGGCCCAGACTGAGGAATTCAGGAAGATACTGGTGCAGGAAGAGAGCTTTCCTTCTGCTCATTACATAGATGTCAATGCTCACCTGGATAAAGCCAAAATACCCGGTACTTTCCTGACCGAAGAGGAATTTCATGAGCTACAACTCTCTCTGGATACCATCTTTCGCTGTCTTAAGTTTTTTAAAGAAGATGAAGAAGATGCTTACCCTGAACTGAAGAAGCTGGGCGATTTTATATCGCTGGACCCCAATCTGCTCAAAAGCATAGGCCGCATCATAGATGAGAAGGGCCACATGCGTAACAATGCCAGCAAAGATTTGCAGGACATCCGCCGTATGCTGCAAAGTGAGCAGGTACGCCTGCGTAAGGTGCTGGACCAAATTCTGAGGCAGGCCAGGCAGCAGGGCTTTACGCCCGAAGATGCCAGTCTTACCGTACGCGGAGGCCGTATGGTCATTCCCGTGCTGGCCGAGTACAAGCGTCGCATCAAAGGTTTTATCCATGATGAATCCGCTACCGGACAAACCGTATATCTGGAACCTGCCGAGGTTTTGGAGATCAACAACGAAATTCGTGACCTGGAGTACCGTGAACGCCGCGAAATTGTAAGGATACTGATCAGCCTCACTGATGAAGTGCGCCCTCATATCCGGGCTTTGAAGAGCGCTTACAACTTTCTGGGCATGATAGACTTCATCCGTGCCAAGGCCAGATTTGGCTTACGCTTTGATGCTTCCTGCCCATCTTTAGAAAAGAAAAGCTTGTTAGAATGGCATATGGCGCGCCATCCCCTGCTGCAAATGTCGCTGGAACAACAGGGACGCAAGATTGTACCGCTGACTGTCAAACTGGATGATGAGCAGCGAATTCTCATCATATCCGGACCCAATGCGGGAGGTAAGTCAGTCTGTCTGAAAACGGTAGCGCTGCTCCAATATATGCTGCAATGTGGTATGTTGGTACCTATGGCCGATCACTCCCGTGCCGGGATTTTCAAGAATATCTTCATTGACATCGGGGATGAGCAGTCATTAGAAAATGACCTGAGTACCTACAGTTCGCACCTCACCAATATGGATTACTTCCTCAAGTTTACTGACAGGCGATCGCTCATTTTGATTGATGAATTTGGTACCGGAACAGAGCCACAGTTTGGAGGAGCCATTGCCGAGGCTATTTTAGAGCAACTGAATGCGCTCCAAACCTTCGGGATCATTACTACGCACTATACCAATCTGAAGCAGTTTGCTAATGAAGCTCCGGGAGTGGTCAATGGTGCTATGCGTTTTGATGCGGAGAAACTGGAACCGCTCTTTCAACTGGAGATTGGCAAACCGGGTAGTTCTTTTGCCCTGGAAATTGCTCAGAAGATAGGCTTACCTCAGCAGGTACTTGAGCGTGCCAAGGAGCATATTGGCGTAGAAAAGGTAGAGTTTGACAAGATGCTGAGCGAACTGGAAACGGAGAAAAATAAATTTCAATCCCTCAATCAGGATTTAAATGCCAAAGAAAAACGACTCACTACGCTATCCAAAGAGTATGAAGAGCTGAAAGCGTATATAGACGGGCAGAGGAAACAGCTCATCAATGAAGCCAAGCGGGAAGCACAGACACTGCTGCGTGATACCAATCAGCGCATAGAGGCTACCATCCGCTCCATCAAGGAAAACAAAGCGGAAAAAGAGGCTACCCGCACTGCACGCAAGGAACTGGAAGAACTGAAAACGCAGCTTCAGCCAGTAAAAGTTGCACCTACCCGGACAGAAACCCTGGAGCGGGAAGAAGGGGAAATTAGAGAGGGCGATGCCATACGCGTCAAAGACAATGGGGCTTTGGGAGAGGTCATCCAGATCAAAGGCAAGCAGGCGGAGATCCTCATCGGCTCGCTCAAATCCAACATCAAGCTAAAGCGCTTGGAAAAAGTATCCCGTAAATCTTTGAAAAAAGTACTTCCTGAGACCAAAAGCTATTCTGCCGCCAGTATGGACCTCAACAAAAAACTGGTAGATTTCAGTACCAACCTGGACATCAGGGGCAAACGTGCGGAAGAAGCCTTACCCACTTTGGAAAACTTTGTAGATGACGCCAGCATGTTTGGTATGCAGGAGTTGCGGATCATTCATGGTAAAGGAAATGGTATCCTCAGGGAAATCGTCCGGGATTACCTCCACCGGCATGAGCGGGTAGCCCAGGTTCAGGATGAGCATGTGGAAAGAGGCGGTGCCGGAGTAACGATTGTGAGACTGAGATAA
- a CDS encoding glycosyltransferase family 2 protein yields MTKHHDPNPYIAAHAMKKDIKVIIPAFNEQNSIAKVVRDIPKDWVSEIIVVDNNSKDDTRTAAQREGATVLAEDRQGYGYACLRGIAYVSEQQVPPDLIVFMDADYSDYPEELPEVVRPILEDDMELVIGSRALGEKEKGAMTPQQVFGNWLATRLMKLFYGATFTDLGPFRAVTWQALQQINMQDKTYGWTVEMQLKAVKLGLRYTEVPVKYRKRREGVSKVSGTLKGTILAGYKILWTIFRYR; encoded by the coding sequence ATGACAAAGCATCATGATCCTAATCCTTATATTGCAGCGCATGCTATGAAGAAAGACATCAAGGTGATTATTCCGGCTTTCAATGAGCAAAATTCCATTGCTAAAGTAGTCCGGGATATTCCTAAAGATTGGGTAAGTGAAATTATTGTGGTAGACAATAACTCAAAGGATGATACGCGGACTGCTGCACAAAGGGAAGGGGCTACCGTACTGGCAGAGGACCGGCAGGGTTACGGATATGCCTGCCTCAGGGGCATCGCTTACGTAAGTGAGCAGCAGGTGCCCCCAGACCTCATTGTGTTTATGGATGCGGACTATTCCGATTATCCGGAGGAACTGCCTGAAGTGGTCAGGCCAATACTGGAAGATGATATGGAACTGGTCATTGGCTCTAGGGCATTGGGTGAAAAAGAAAAAGGAGCGATGACTCCCCAGCAGGTATTTGGCAACTGGCTGGCTACCCGCCTGATGAAGCTTTTTTATGGTGCTACCTTTACCGACCTTGGTCCCTTTCGGGCAGTGACCTGGCAAGCTTTGCAGCAGATCAATATGCAGGACAAGACCTACGGCTGGACGGTAGAGATGCAACTCAAAGCGGTAAAGCTAGGTTTACGATATACAGAAGTGCCCGTGAAGTACCGAAAGAGAAGAGAGGGAGTCTCCAAAGTTTCAGGTACGCTGAAAGGTACCATACTGGCCGGTTACAAAATCCTCTGGACAATCTTCAGGTATAGGTAA
- a CDS encoding cellulose synthase family protein, with protein sequence MEILIAIGYLLCLLFIFLFSLGQLHLTWHYLRRLKEKKTGPVMALGEWPAVTIQLPIYNELYVVERLIDAVAKIDYAQDKLEIQVLDDSTDETVALIANKVNQYQKQGINIQHIRRPERKGFKAGALAYGLEIAQGAFIAIFDADFLPAPDFLKKTIPHFSHEKVGVVQTRWGHVNKDYSLLTRLQAFGLDGHFTIEQGGRSHAGSFINFNGTGGIWRKTCILDAGGWSDDTLTEDLDLSYRAQMKGWEFTYLEEVEAPAELPILMPAIKSQQFRWNKGAAECARKHLLHIFQENPLRKTGWVNRMHAVMHLFNSSVFLFLLLGAILSVPMLFIKQQHPYLNTFFKLGAVFVIGFFSIGIFYWIATSRIIKERKLWYFVRHYPLFLIITMGLSLHNAWAVAEGLLGFKSPFLRTPKFNVNNVQGEWKKNVYLNYKVSPITWLELLLALYFIFGMVSAFFVADYGMLLFHSMLAIGFAAVAIYSFIAPKHA encoded by the coding sequence ATGGAAATCCTGATTGCAATAGGATATTTACTCTGCTTACTCTTTATTTTTCTTTTCAGTCTGGGACAGTTACATCTGACCTGGCATTACCTGCGCCGTCTGAAAGAGAAAAAGACAGGCCCTGTCATGGCATTAGGTGAGTGGCCTGCGGTAACTATACAGCTGCCAATCTACAATGAACTCTATGTGGTAGAACGCCTCATTGATGCAGTGGCAAAGATAGACTACGCTCAGGACAAGCTGGAGATTCAGGTACTGGATGACTCTACTGACGAAACTGTAGCACTCATTGCCAATAAAGTAAATCAATATCAAAAACAGGGAATCAACATCCAGCATATCCGGCGTCCTGAGCGCAAAGGCTTTAAAGCGGGAGCACTGGCCTATGGGCTGGAGATAGCACAAGGTGCATTCATTGCTATCTTTGATGCTGACTTTTTACCTGCTCCAGACTTCTTGAAGAAAACGATCCCTCACTTCAGTCATGAGAAAGTAGGTGTAGTACAAACCCGCTGGGGACATGTCAACAAGGATTATTCCTTGCTTACCCGCTTGCAGGCTTTTGGCCTAGATGGTCACTTTACCATAGAACAAGGAGGCAGAAGTCATGCCGGTAGCTTTATCAATTTTAACGGTACCGGAGGTATCTGGAGGAAGACTTGCATTCTGGACGCCGGAGGCTGGTCGGATGATACCCTCACTGAAGATCTGGACCTGAGCTATCGGGCGCAGATGAAGGGCTGGGAGTTTACTTATCTGGAAGAGGTAGAGGCTCCGGCAGAACTTCCCATCCTGATGCCGGCCATCAAATCACAGCAGTTTCGCTGGAACAAAGGGGCTGCCGAATGTGCCCGTAAGCATCTGCTGCATATCTTTCAGGAAAATCCTCTCAGAAAAACAGGCTGGGTCAATCGTATGCATGCGGTCATGCATCTCTTCAATTCCTCGGTATTTCTGTTTCTGCTGCTGGGCGCCATCCTCAGCGTACCCATGCTGTTTATTAAGCAGCAGCATCCTTATCTGAATACTTTCTTTAAACTGGGCGCAGTCTTTGTAATCGGCTTCTTTTCTATCGGAATCTTTTACTGGATAGCTACCAGCCGTATCATCAAAGAACGTAAGCTCTGGTATTTTGTCAGGCACTATCCGCTCTTTTTAATCATTACGATGGGTCTATCCCTGCACAACGCATGGGCAGTAGCAGAAGGGCTGCTTGGCTTCAAATCTCCTTTTCTGAGGACACCCAAGTTCAATGTAAACAATGTACAAGGGGAATGGAAGAAGAATGTGTACCTCAACTACAAGGTAAGTCCCATCACCTGGCTGGAGCTTTTACTGGCCCTGTACTTCATTTTTGGGATGGTCTCGGCCTTTTTTGTAGCTGACTATGGTATGCTGCTCTTTCATAGCATGCTGGCTATTGGCTTTGCTGCGGTAGCCATCTATTCATTCATAGCACCCAAACATGCCTGA